In Bernardetia litoralis DSM 6794, the genomic window TCCTTATTATTTGGCTTATAAAAAGGACGTAAAAGATGATTTTAGAATTGATTTGTGGCTATCCGAATGTTATTTGAATACTGGCAAAACTGAAAAATCAATTGAACATTGGAAAGCAGCCATTGAAGAAGGAAGTAATACGGGTATTGATAGAGCTATTCATACCATTCACAGCAGAACAGACCAAATCAAAAAACATTCTGAATTAAGATTGAAAACAGAGCAAAAGGATAAAAAAAGCACTTATGATTTGATTTATTTAGATTTGAACTGGGAAATAGATTGGTGGAACACACTCATTCAAAAGTTTTTCTTAGAAAAAGATTTAGAATTAATAGGCGAGATATATGGAAAAACAAGTGAAATATATCTTGATTTGAGTGCTTATAGTTCTATCAAAAAAATGTCAAAAGGATATGGAAAAGCAGATTCTATAAAAGCTGTTTTAGTTCAATCTAAAATGATTGTTGATAATAATAGGTTTTTTCCTAATGGAAATATTACTTCTGATTTGCTCAATGTAACTTTTACGAATAAAATATTAGATGAAAAAGAGTTTTTTGATTCAAGAAAAAATGAACTATTAACTTTGGCAGATTCTACAAAAGATATTGAACTGCTTAATATTTATGCCTATTTGGAAGTAACTGTAAATGGAAAAGTTTCAGAAGAAACAGATAAAAAAGGTTGGAATGAGTATAAGGATGAACGATTTGCAATGAGTTATTTTATGGGGTTGGCAGAGAAAAACACCTATGATAATCCAGATTTAGAGAAAGCACTATCAGATTTTCCTAACTCTGCCCTCATGCAATTTGTAAAAATGAATTGTGCTTATATTGAAGATAAAGAATTTGAAGATGATTTAATAGAACTTATAAAGAAAGAATTTAAAACACTAGCCACAGACCCAAATAGATATTCTTACCGATTAAAAGGTTACTTTCATTTATTAGAAAATGGAAAGTAGAAATTAAATAGTAGAAAAAAAATGAAAACCCAACAATACTACATTCTAAACAAAAATTCTTCAAAAAAACAAAAAAATATCGCATCTTTTTTTGATTTTTGAGGTTATACAATTCAAATCAAAGAAAAATAGTATTTTCTTGTTCAAGCCTATTGCTTGGACACTCTATTTCTCAAGCATATGCTTGCAAAACTACAAGCACAAGATAGAATCTTGCGCTAGAAATTCACACCTTATGCAAAACAATTATTATTTCATTCGAAGTCTTTCCAATGAACTTTCTAAACAAATTATAGGATTCGAAATTGCGACTATTTTTTCGCAAAACAAAGATGAATTATTGATAGGACTTATTGATAATGACAATCCAGAAACTGAGTTTTGGATTCGTGCTACCTTTACGCCTGAACTCACAACGCTTTCTTTTCCTCAAACTTTTGCACGAGCAAAACGAAATAGCATCGACCTTTTTGATTCAATTATTGGAAAAAAAATTACAAGCATTCGTCAGTTTAATAATGAAAGAGCTTTTGGGATTGAAATAGAAGGAGATAATGACAATACCAACTTCACTTTGTTATTCAAATTATTTGGAAATCGTTCGAATATAATTTTATTTTCAGATACAGAAATTGAAGCTATTTTTCAACATAAATTACAAGCTGATTGGGAAATTATTTATGATGATTTGGATAGAAGTTTGGAGCAAGAAAAAGAAGATTTCTTAGAAAATGGAATCAAAAAAATCTTTCCTACTTTTGGAAAAGATATTTCAAAATATTTGAATAAAAAAGTAGAAAACACAGAAGATAAAGAACTTTATTGGTCAGAAACTGAAAAGTTAATTACTTATTTTGATGAAATTGAAGAGCTAAATTTTTATATTTTCTTGAAAAAAGATGGAGTAAAATTGTCTATTCTCAATCCAAATGAAATTTTTGAAGAAAGCGACAAAATAGAAATTTTACACAAAACAAATAATATCATCGAAGCCTGTAATTTATTTTATTTAGAGTTTTCGAAACGTTATTATTTAGGTAAAGAAAAAAATGCAGCTTTAAAAGCAATAGAAAAACGTCATCGTCAAACTCAAAACTACATAGACAAAACACTCAAAAAGATAGAAAAAGTAGAAAATACGATGCGTTACGAAGAATTTGGACATATTTTGATGGCAAATCTTCACGCTGTAGAGCCTCGTTCAAAATCAGTAGAACTTTTTGATTTTTATACGAATGAACAAATTACAATTCCATTAAAAGATAACCTGACAGCACAAAAAAATGCTGAACTTTTTTATAGAAAAGGAAAAAATCAAAAATTAGAAATTAATAATTTATATCAGAATTTGGATAAAAAAGAAGAACAGTTACGTCTTTTTGAAAGTCAGTTGGAGGAAATAAATAATTTTGAATCTCTCAAAATAATGCGAAAATTTTTGAAGGAAAATAAAATTAAGGTTACAAATCTACAAGAAAATGAACCTGACGAACTTCCTTTTAAAGTTTTTGAATATCAAGATTTTCAGATTTTGGTAGGAAAAAATTCTAAAAATAACGATTTACTCACTCAAAAATTTGCATACAAAGAAGATTTATGGCTTCATGCTCGTGGTGTAGCAGGTTCGCATGTAGTGATAAAATACCGAGCAGGAAAACCATTTCCAAAGTCAGTCATCGAAAAAGCTGCAAGTTTGGCAGCTTATTATTCCAAAAGTAAAACAGATTCGCTTTGTGCTGTCATCGTAACGCCGAAAAAATATGTCAGAAAACCAAAAGGAGCAGTACTTGGGGCAGTTGTGGTGGAAAGAGAAGATGTGGTTATGGTTGAGCCAAAAGAATTTGGGTAGTTTTTTTGTGGTTTATATATCATTCTTCAATAAAATTTAAATACTGTTTAAAAACAACACTACATTGGTTAAAAATATAATTTTATTATTCTTTTTTTCTATTTCATTTTTAGCACAAGCACAAGAGCCTGTGTCTATACATCTTTTAGAAAAAAGTGGCTTACAGTACAAAGAGTTCTATGATGTTTTTGAAGATGATGAAGGTTTTATTTGGCTATGTGCAAATAAAGGTTTGCTTAGATATGATGGTAGGGAATTTAAATGGTATAATCATCCAAAACAACGAGGATTGTCTGTATTTGGTGTAAAACAAGATAGCTTAGGACGCATTTGGTGTCAGAATATTTCGGGGCAATTCTTCTACGTACAAGATGATGAAATGCACTTATTTATAGACTTAAAAGAATACTTAAAAGGAGAATTGCCCAATTTTAAAATTTATAATAATTCTTTATTACTTTTTTGTGGTTCTAAAATTTATAAAATAAATCTAAATACAAAACTTATAGAGTCTCCTTGGATTCATAGTAGTGGTATCAGTACTCCTTTACAAACAAATGAGGGGCTATTTTTTATTAAAAAAGATACTTTAGTGCATATTTCTCCAAAAGGAGATTTAAAAAAAATACTATCTACTAATTTATCAACAACAAGTAAAAATGGAGAAGCAATCACTTTAGGAAAGTCTAGAATTTTTCAAACCACTTCATCACTCTTTTTATTAGAACATAGATTTGGTTTAAATACTTTTTTTCGATTTAATATTTCGAAGAAAAATATAACTAAAATGAAAGGAGCTGAGGCTTTAGAAGATAAAATAATACATACCTGTTTTAATAATAATAATGAAATTTGGTTTGGTACAGACTATGGTGTTTTGGTTTATGAAATTAAAGACGAGCAATTTCAATTCAAAAAGCAATTTTTAAAGGATAAAGAAATCTCTCAAATTTTAAAAAACCAAGAAGGCAATTATTTCTTTACAACATTACACAATGGAGTTTATGTAATCCCCAATATGCATATTGAAGATTGCCAAATTTCAGAAAAAAACAAAAATATAAATAGTTTAGACATCATAAATGATAATACTTTAGCTTTTGGAATAAATACTGGCACAGTAGGGATTTATAATACAATAACAAATAAAAAAATATACATAGAAACAAAAACAAAAGGACATATTTCTACACTGAAATACCATAAAAAAACGAATCTCATTTTTATAAGTAAATCTTACTCTGCCTTTACATTAGATTATAGTAATTTTAAATTAAAGAAAATTAAAACTAGAGTTTTTCTTAACGCAAAAAGTTTAACAAACTTAAAAAATGATGACCTACTTTTGACAGATGATAATTCTATAAAAATATTTAAAGAGGGTAATCTTGATAATGATACTCTTATTTATAACAAAAGAACTCATGCTTCACATTATAATAGAGATAAAGATGAAGTTTATATAGCATTTGTAGATAATTTAGTAAAATACGATAGTGTTTGGAACCCTACAGTTATTCAACACAAAAACCAAGCTCTTTTAGGTAAATCAATAACACAAATGTCTAATGGAATAGTGTGGTTTGCAAGTTTAAAAAATGGTATCTATGGAATTAAAAATGATTCTATACTATATCATTATACTACAAAAAATGGATTAATGTCTAATAATATAGAACAAATTGAGGCAGATAAAAATATATTATGGATAGCTTTAGATAATAGTGTACAAAGATTTAATTTTACAACTCAAAAATTTGAGACATTAACTAAAAGAGATGGTATTATATCGTATGATATTTCTGGTATAGAAATACTAAAAAACAAAGTATATCTTTCCTCAGATGAGGGACTATTATCCATAGATAAACACCAACCATTTAAAAAACAAAACAATGAAATATATTTTAATGCTTTCGAAATAAATGATAGAGACACATTAGTTGCCTCAATTTATAAATTAGCTCACGACCAAAATACAATTAAAATTAGCTTTAATGTGAATGGTTTCTCTTTTAATCACAAAGGAAAATATAAATATAGATTAAAGGGACTAAATGATAATTGGTTGAATACTGATAAGGGAATTAATTCTGTAAAATATAATAGCTTACCAGCAGGTAGTTATATATTTCAAGTACAATCTGTTTTAGAAAATCAAGCCGATAATGGAGCTATAAAAGAGCTTTCAATTGTGATATACAAACCTTTTTGGCAAACATGGTGGTTTAGACTAGGAGGAATTATGCTAATTTTTGGAAGCACTGTTCTGTTTTTCAAAAATAAAATTAAAAAGAAAGAAAAAGAACGTATTGCCGAGTTGGAAAAAATATCTTTAGAAAAAGAACTCATGGCTATAAACTTAACTGCATTGCGTTCACAAATGAATCCTCATTTTATTTTTAATGTCTTAAACTCCATCCAAGATTTAATATTACAAAAAAATATAAAGGCTTCTTATGATTATATTGTAACTTTTTCAGAATTAATACGCAATGCATTAAACTATTCCAGTGAAGATTTTATTCCTATAGAAAAAGAATTAAAATTTTTAAACGTTTATTTAAAATTAGAAAAACTTCGATTTGGAGATGCATTTAATTATACTATTAATTCTGATATACAAGAGTTGATAAAAGTACCTTCTTTATTAATACAACCTTTCATAGAAAATGCTTTAGTTCATGGCTTAATGCATAAAAAAGGAGAAAAAGAATTGAATATTAGCTTTGAATTTAAGGAAGAGTACTTAAAATGTATCATTACCGATAATGGAATAGGTAGAAAAAAAGTAAATGAAATATACACTCGTCAAAAGAATAAAAACGAATCATTTGCATTATCAGCTATCAGAAAAAGATTAGATATTTTTAAAAAGAAATACAATAATAATCTCGGTTATGTTATTGAAGATTTATATAGTAATGAAAAAGATACAGGTACAAAAGTAATTTTGACATTGCCATTTGAATATGATTTTTAGATGATGTTGCTATAAAACCTTCACTATCTATACTTTTTAAATCGTTGAAAAAAAATAACATACAAAAACATAATATTTAAAAACATGCACTCACTCATCCAAAAAGCCATAAATCAACTAAATTCAAATAATTACAGAGGATATTTTGAAGAAATGGATATGATAATTCCACCTACTTTGAGTCCAAAGTACCAAGAATTAAAAGGATTTTTTGTAGCAGGAGTAAAAAATGAAGAGTTTAAAGAAGCCTTGAATCTTTTTGCTTTGGAAGTAGATAGAAGTTTGTATAAAGACTAAGAAACAATTACAAATTAAGATGGTGTTGTAAAAAGTATGATAGGTTATTTATGTTGTTGGTGTCGCTTCGCTAAAACACCAACAACGGCATTGCTGGTAGTTTTTAGTTGAATAATTTTGCTACTCTGAAATGCTTTACTAAAAATCATACTTTGTGCAACACCACCCGAATTAAAAATTACGCAAGTCAATTATATTTGATATAAAAACTTTGTCAGTAGTTTGCCAAAGCAAACTCTGACAATAGTTTAAAATAACTATATCAAGCTGTCGTTTCCTCCAAATATTCTTCTCCATTCTTTACAGGAATAAGATTTTTGGTTTCTTCATCTGTAAAAAGTCTAGATTTTACCAAAAAACGATAACCTAACGGAATCTCTAACGAAAAACTAGAACCTCTTCCTTCAGTAACATCAATGGTAAGATGTGTGTGTTTCCAATAATCAAATTGGTCTTGATTCATAAAAAAATCACATCCGTGAATCGTTCCAACCCAAACATCATTTGCACCAATTTTAAACTCTCCTTTTGCAAAACACATGGGTTGTGAACCATCACAACAACCTCCACTTTGATGAAACATTAATTCACCATGTTCTTCTCTGAGTTTATCAATAATTGCTTTAGTTGCATCTGTGGCAACCACTCTTTGTGTATTTTTCATAATTGTTTTATTTTAATTGGTTGTTTATTTTATATAAAAACTAAAGTTTTCGGCTCGTTGTTCTCACGCTAAAGTGTAAGCTACATTTTATAGCAAAACCCTAAGAGTCTTTATAGTCCCTTAGGGTTTATATTCTAAAAATTTACTTTAATTCTTAAAAGAATCCCATTGCTTTTTTATCATACGAAATAAGCATGTTTTTGTTTTGGCGATAATGACTCAACATCATTTTATGATTTTCTCTACCAAAACCAGATTTTTTGTAACCACCAAATGGAGCATGAGCAGGATAATTATGGTAACAGTTTACCCAAACACGACCTGCCTGTATTGCACGAGGCACATTGTAAAGCTCATGAGCATCTCTTGTCCAAACACCAGCACCAAGACCATAAAGCGTATCATTTGCAATTTCGATAGCTTCTTCAGTATCTTTAAAAGTTGTAACACACAAAACAGGACCAAAAATTTCCTCTTGGAAAACTCTCATTTTATTGTGTCCCTTCAAAATAGTTGGTTGAATATAATATCCATCTTTTAAGCCATCAACATATTTGGCTGCGCCACCTGTCAATACTTCTGCGCCTTCTTCTTTTCCAATTTCTAAGTACGATAATATTTTTTCGTATTGGTCTTTTGAGGCTTGCGCTCCCATCATCGTCGAATCATCTAATGGATGACCCATTTTTATCATTTCAGTTCTTTCGACTACTCTTGCAATAAATTTGTCATAAATATCTTCATGAACCAGCATTCTTGAAGGACATGTACAAATTTCACCTTGATTAAGAGCAAACATTACAGCACCTTCTATACATTTATCAAAGAAATCATCATCTGCTTCCATGATACTAGGGAAAAATACATTTGGCGATTTTCCACCCAATTCCATAGTTACAGGAATGATATTTTCAGATGCGTATTGCATAATCAAACGCCCTGTTGTAGTTTCTCCTGTAAATGAAACTTTTGCAATTCTTGGCGAACTAGCTAAAGGTTTTCCAGCTTCCACACCGAAACCAGAAACAATGTTTAAAACTCCTTTAGGAAGTACATCCTTGATAAGTTCCATCAAAATCAAAATTCCAACAGGCGTTTGTTCAGCAGGTTTCATCACAACACAACACCCAGCTGCCAATGCAGGCGCAAGTTTCCAAGTCGCCATTAAAAGAGGAAAATTCCAAGGAATAATTTGTCCCACTACACCTAATGGTTCATCAATATTCATCGAAACAGTATTTTGATCCAACTCAGCAACACTGCCTTCTTCAGCACGAATTACACCAGCAAAATAACGGAAGTGATCTACACAAAGAGGCAAATCGGCTGCTTTTGTTTCTCTAACAGCTTTACCATTATCAACTGTTTCTACGGTAGCTAAATATTCTAAATTCTTTTCCATAATATCAGCTATTTTAAGAAGCATATTACTTCTTTCAGTAGCCGACGTTTTAGACCATGTTTTGAAGGCTTCATGAGCTGCATCAAGAGCTAAATCTACATCTTCTTTGCTAGAACGAGCAATTTTTGTAATTACTTCACCACTTACTGGGGAAACATTATCAAAATACAGTCCTTTGACAGGAGCAGTCCATTCTCCATTTATAAAATTATCATAGCTTTCCTTAAATTTAGGAAAGGCTAATTTGTTTGTTGCTTCTACGGTAGTTTCCATAATCAAAAAATATTTATTGTGTGTAAAAAATAATATGTGAGTTTATTTTTAAGAAAAATAGCAATAAAAATTATTTTTCTGTCTAAATAAATCTTATCTTGTTTTACAAATTTAAAACATAACTAATCATTTGATTTTTAGTATTCTATCAAAACTTTTTAGTATTCTATCAATTATTATAGCAAATAAAATTCGCTAAAAATGATTATCTTGTTTTAATAAAAAAACACAGCCAAAACACACAAACACTATTTAACTATTTAAATATGAAATCATCTTTGTTTATTCCTCAAAAACAAGCTCTCACTCCTTTTAATAACCTTCAAACGCTTGTAGAAAACCGTTCTAGTTTTAATCTTCCAAATTTTGAACTCAATCTTTTCGAAACGCATCAAAAAAGTGAGAAAGTAAGTTTAATTTTTGACACGCTGACAGTAACAGCCATGATTCGTGGAAAAAAAATAATGCAATGTTTTGAAAATATAGACTCTAGTAAAATAAAAAATGCTAAAACAGCCTTTGATTATTTACCTGGGGAAAGTGTGATTGTTCCTGCTAACGAAGAAATGATAATTGATTTTCCTGAAGCTAATGAACAAAACCCTGCTCAATGTTTGGCGATTGCGATTGATAATGAAAAAATAAAATCCACTTTAGAAACCCTCAATAATCAGTTTCCAAAACTAGAAAGTCCTCAAAATAAAAACGGAAATTGGACATTAGAGAATCCAAATTATCATCTAAAAAATAATTTAGAAATAAAGAATGTAATTGATAGAATTACACATATTTCACTAGGAAAAAGTGAGGTAAAAAATATGTTGGCTGACCTTGCTTTACAAGAACTTTTGATTCGAATTATGCAAACACAAGCACGTAATTTGATTTTTAAAGAATATAAAAAATACAGCTCTGAAAATCGTTTTGCCTTTGTGATAGAGTATGTAGAAACACATCTGGAAGAGCAAATAACAGTAGAAAAGCTCAGTAAATTAGCTTGTATGAGCGAATCCAATTTTTATAAAGCCTTCAAAAGAGAGTTTGGAATTACGCCTGTTGAATATGTTTTAGAACAACGAATTAGCCTTGCAAAAAAATTATTACCAAACATGAAATTGAGTATAACTGATGTTTGTTACAAGGCTGGTTTTAATAGTTTGAGTTATTTTAGTGTTTTGTTTAAAAAATATGCAAAGCAATCACCTAGTGAATTTAGAAAATCTATTTTTGGAGAATAAGTTATTTCACAAAAAAACTGTCAAGGCACTTTAAAGTGTCAGACAGTTAATAT contains:
- a CDS encoding aldehyde dehydrogenase family protein, which codes for METTVEATNKLAFPKFKESYDNFINGEWTAPVKGLYFDNVSPVSGEVITKIARSSKEDVDLALDAAHEAFKTWSKTSATERSNMLLKIADIMEKNLEYLATVETVDNGKAVRETKAADLPLCVDHFRYFAGVIRAEEGSVAELDQNTVSMNIDEPLGVVGQIIPWNFPLLMATWKLAPALAAGCCVVMKPAEQTPVGILILMELIKDVLPKGVLNIVSGFGVEAGKPLASSPRIAKVSFTGETTTGRLIMQYASENIIPVTMELGGKSPNVFFPSIMEADDDFFDKCIEGAVMFALNQGEICTCPSRMLVHEDIYDKFIARVVERTEMIKMGHPLDDSTMMGAQASKDQYEKILSYLEIGKEEGAEVLTGGAAKYVDGLKDGYYIQPTILKGHNKMRVFQEEIFGPVLCVTTFKDTEEAIEIANDTLYGLGAGVWTRDAHELYNVPRAIQAGRVWVNCYHNYPAHAPFGGYKKSGFGRENHKMMLSHYRQNKNMLISYDKKAMGFF
- a CDS encoding NFACT RNA binding domain-containing protein; its protein translation is MQNNYYFIRSLSNELSKQIIGFEIATIFSQNKDELLIGLIDNDNPETEFWIRATFTPELTTLSFPQTFARAKRNSIDLFDSIIGKKITSIRQFNNERAFGIEIEGDNDNTNFTLLFKLFGNRSNIILFSDTEIEAIFQHKLQADWEIIYDDLDRSLEQEKEDFLENGIKKIFPTFGKDISKYLNKKVENTEDKELYWSETEKLITYFDEIEELNFYIFLKKDGVKLSILNPNEIFEESDKIEILHKTNNIIEACNLFYLEFSKRYYLGKEKNAALKAIEKRHRQTQNYIDKTLKKIEKVENTMRYEEFGHILMANLHAVEPRSKSVELFDFYTNEQITIPLKDNLTAQKNAELFYRKGKNQKLEINNLYQNLDKKEEQLRLFESQLEEINNFESLKIMRKFLKENKIKVTNLQENEPDELPFKVFEYQDFQILVGKNSKNNDLLTQKFAYKEDLWLHARGVAGSHVVIKYRAGKPFPKSVIEKAASLAAYYSKSKTDSLCAVIVTPKKYVRKPKGAVLGAVVVEREDVVMVEPKEFG
- a CDS encoding DUF779 domain-containing protein, with the protein product MKNTQRVVATDATKAIIDKLREEHGELMFHQSGGCCDGSQPMCFAKGEFKIGANDVWVGTIHGCDFFMNQDQFDYWKHTHLTIDVTEGRGSSFSLEIPLGYRFLVKSRLFTDEETKNLIPVKNGEEYLEETTA
- a CDS encoding AraC family transcriptional regulator, whose translation is MKSSLFIPQKQALTPFNNLQTLVENRSSFNLPNFELNLFETHQKSEKVSLIFDTLTVTAMIRGKKIMQCFENIDSSKIKNAKTAFDYLPGESVIVPANEEMIIDFPEANEQNPAQCLAIAIDNEKIKSTLETLNNQFPKLESPQNKNGNWTLENPNYHLKNNLEIKNVIDRITHISLGKSEVKNMLADLALQELLIRIMQTQARNLIFKEYKKYSSENRFAFVIEYVETHLEEQITVEKLSKLACMSESNFYKAFKREFGITPVEYVLEQRISLAKKLLPNMKLSITDVCYKAGFNSLSYFSVLFKKYAKQSPSEFRKSIFGE
- a CDS encoding sensor histidine kinase; its protein translation is MHLFIDLKEYLKGELPNFKIYNNSLLLFCGSKIYKINLNTKLIESPWIHSSGISTPLQTNEGLFFIKKDTLVHISPKGDLKKILSTNLSTTSKNGEAITLGKSRIFQTTSSLFLLEHRFGLNTFFRFNISKKNITKMKGAEALEDKIIHTCFNNNNEIWFGTDYGVLVYEIKDEQFQFKKQFLKDKEISQILKNQEGNYFFTTLHNGVYVIPNMHIEDCQISEKNKNINSLDIINDNTLAFGINTGTVGIYNTITNKKIYIETKTKGHISTLKYHKKTNLIFISKSYSAFTLDYSNFKLKKIKTRVFLNAKSLTNLKNDDLLLTDDNSIKIFKEGNLDNDTLIYNKRTHASHYNRDKDEVYIAFVDNLVKYDSVWNPTVIQHKNQALLGKSITQMSNGIVWFASLKNGIYGIKNDSILYHYTTKNGLMSNNIEQIEADKNILWIALDNSVQRFNFTTQKFETLTKRDGIISYDISGIEILKNKVYLSSDEGLLSIDKHQPFKKQNNEIYFNAFEINDRDTLVASIYKLAHDQNTIKISFNVNGFSFNHKGKYKYRLKGLNDNWLNTDKGINSVKYNSLPAGSYIFQVQSVLENQADNGAIKELSIVIYKPFWQTWWFRLGGIMLIFGSTVLFFKNKIKKKEKERIAELEKISLEKELMAINLTALRSQMNPHFIFNVLNSIQDLILQKNIKASYDYIVTFSELIRNALNYSSEDFIPIEKELKFLNVYLKLEKLRFGDAFNYTINSDIQELIKVPSLLIQPFIENALVHGLMHKKGEKELNISFEFKEEYLKCIITDNGIGRKKVNEIYTRQKNKNESFALSAIRKRLDIFKKKYNNNLGYVIEDLYSNEKDTGTKVILTLPFEYDF
- a CDS encoding tetratricopeptide repeat protein, which encodes MKINVLLLLFFLSFACQAQTLENNTDKIDKAEKELSDAFTTFFSTCLVEKECQKCVEQLASQATDEYKMYLIGTALYTIDEEKSFELHKKAIELKPNELNFSLEYAMQLHRKGLYKEAIPYYLAYKKDVKDDFRIDLWLSECYLNTGKTEKSIEHWKAAIEEGSNTGIDRAIHTIHSRTDQIKKHSELRLKTEQKDKKSTYDLIYLDLNWEIDWWNTLIQKFFLEKDLELIGEIYGKTSEIYLDLSAYSSIKKMSKGYGKADSIKAVLVQSKMIVDNNRFFPNGNITSDLLNVTFTNKILDEKEFFDSRKNELLTLADSTKDIELLNIYAYLEVTVNGKVSEETDKKGWNEYKDERFAMSYFMGLAEKNTYDNPDLEKALSDFPNSALMQFVKMNCAYIEDKEFEDDLIELIKKEFKTLATDPNRYSYRLKGYFHLLENGK